A DNA window from Brenneria izadpanahii contains the following coding sequences:
- a CDS encoding DHCW motif cupin fold protein — MNIANIPFGTTDWSKIPPEEHKGDTGVAYWRTQNFDNIRARIVEYTPGYMADHWCSKGHILFCLEGELHTELDDGRTFTLTPGMSYQVADNAEAHRSHTEIGARLFVVD; from the coding sequence ATGAATATTGCAAACATTCCTTTTGGTACGACAGACTGGTCTAAAATTCCACCCGAGGAACATAAAGGTGATACGGGAGTCGCTTATTGGCGCACTCAGAACTTCGATAACATTCGGGCCAGAATTGTTGAGTACACTCCCGGGTATATGGCGGATCATTGGTGCTCTAAAGGTCATATTCTCTTTTGCCTGGAGGGGGAGTTGCATACTGAACTGGATGATGGCCGCACGTTCACGCTTACGCCGGGTATGAGTTATCAGGTCGCGGACAATGCAGAGGCGCACCGTTCCCACACCGAAATCGGTGCCCGGCTTTTTGTCGTCGACTAA
- a CDS encoding EmmdR/YeeO family multidrug/toxin efflux MATE transporter, whose product MKKLKDTDWYKKRYSNRVLFWREISPLAFPIFIEGLCVVLMGVFSTFLVSWLGKEAMAAVGLADSFNMLIIAFFTAVALGTAVVVAFSLGQRNRKQARAASRQSISLLVLVSFLLVILVEFAGSEIIDLIAGQADDNVKSLALTFLKWTVWGYPALAVALVGCGALRGAGNSRLPMVINIGMNILNIVISSLLIYGFSSWDGFGFIGAGIGITVSRYIGALFVVLTLMHGFKGALRIPFKSYFAPFTSAILYEVLSIGIPASVESVMFNVGKLITQRFVAGMGTEVIAGNFIAFSIVALINLPGNSLASASTIIVGTRLGKGQIMQSIRQLNYIFWLSNIGLCLLAILSIPSAKFMASFYTDEPEVIEVAKHLIWLNALFTPFWAASWVLPAGLKGAKDASYTMWIAVAGMWGCRIIAGYILGVMLGFGVIGVWMGMFLDWIVRGFFYYRRMTSGRWLWRYAPQETLVK is encoded by the coding sequence ATTAAAAAGTTAAAAGACACAGACTGGTATAAGAAACGATATTCAAACCGTGTTCTATTTTGGCGAGAGATTTCACCGCTTGCTTTTCCCATCTTTATTGAGGGTCTGTGCGTCGTCCTGATGGGGGTCTTCAGTACCTTTCTGGTGAGTTGGCTGGGCAAAGAAGCGATGGCGGCGGTTGGTCTGGCCGATAGTTTTAACATGCTGATTATCGCGTTTTTTACCGCCGTTGCGCTGGGTACCGCCGTCGTCGTGGCATTCAGCCTGGGCCAGCGCAATAGAAAACAGGCCAGGGCCGCTTCCCGCCAGTCGATATCCCTGCTGGTTTTGGTTTCGTTTCTGCTGGTGATATTGGTCGAATTCGCCGGTTCCGAAATTATTGATCTGATTGCCGGTCAGGCGGACGACAACGTCAAAAGCCTGGCGTTGACCTTCCTGAAGTGGACGGTATGGGGATATCCCGCGCTGGCGGTCGCCCTGGTCGGATGCGGCGCGCTACGCGGCGCCGGGAATAGCAGACTGCCGATGGTCATTAATATCGGGATGAATATTCTCAATATTGTCATCAGCAGCCTATTGATTTACGGATTTTCTTCTTGGGATGGCTTCGGCTTTATCGGCGCAGGCATCGGGATCACCGTTTCCCGCTATATCGGCGCGCTATTCGTGGTTCTGACGCTGATGCACGGCTTTAAGGGCGCGCTGCGAATCCCCTTTAAATCCTACTTCGCCCCATTCACCTCCGCTATTTTGTATGAGGTTCTCAGCATCGGTATTCCCGCCAGCGTTGAATCGGTCATGTTTAACGTCGGCAAGCTGATCACGCAACGTTTTGTCGCCGGGATGGGAACCGAAGTCATAGCCGGGAACTTCATCGCCTTTTCCATTGTGGCCTTGATTAACCTGCCCGGTAACTCTCTGGCCTCGGCCTCCACCATCATTGTCGGTACGCGGTTAGGCAAAGGGCAAATTATGCAGTCTATCCGGCAACTGAATTATATTTTCTGGCTGTCAAATATCGGCCTGTGCCTGCTGGCTATTCTTTCCATCCCAAGCGCAAAATTTATGGCGTCGTTTTATACCGATGAACCGGAAGTGATAGAGGTGGCTAAACACCTTATTTGGCTCAACGCCCTGTTTACCCCCTTCTGGGCCGCCTCATGGGTCTTGCCCGCCGGGTTAAAAGGAGCGAAAGACGCCAGCTATACGATGTGGATTGCGGTGGCCGGCATGTGGGGATGCCGGATTATCGCCGGGTATATTCTGGGCGTTATGCTCGGATTCGGCGTTATCGGCGTATGGATGGGGATGTTTCTGGACTGGATCGTCCGCGGTTTCTTTTACTATCGCCGCATGACGAGCGGGCGCTGGCTGTGGCGCTATGCCCCGCAGGAAACGCTGGTTAAATAA
- a CDS encoding amino acid ABC transporter ATP-binding protein, whose product MRPIILFNKVNKWYGDYQALTDLNAEIKSGEVVVVCGPSGSGKSTLIRTVNRLEPINDGQILFDGMDIHGSSARLNQLRTRIGFVFQNFNLFPHISVLDNIMLSPIKVLGIKRSEAKQYAGELLERVGLSHKANAYPAQLSGGQQQRVAIARALAMKPPVMLFDEPTSALDPEMVGEVLSVMRNLAQEGMTMMCVTHEMNFAREVADTIWFMDQGVILEKSPPEKFFTAPEHPRVRRFLRDLRQH is encoded by the coding sequence ATGAGACCGATAATTTTGTTCAACAAAGTCAACAAATGGTATGGCGATTATCAGGCTCTGACCGATCTGAATGCCGAGATCAAAAGCGGCGAGGTGGTGGTGGTCTGCGGCCCGTCCGGTTCGGGAAAATCGACGCTGATCCGTACCGTTAACCGCCTGGAGCCCATCAATGACGGACAGATTCTGTTTGACGGCATGGATATCCACGGCAGCAGCGCCCGCTTGAACCAGTTGCGCACGCGTATCGGTTTCGTGTTTCAGAATTTCAATCTGTTCCCGCATATTTCGGTGTTGGATAACATCATGTTATCGCCGATCAAAGTGCTGGGCATCAAGCGCTCGGAAGCGAAACAATACGCGGGAGAATTGCTTGAGCGCGTCGGCCTGTCGCATAAGGCTAATGCTTATCCGGCGCAGCTATCCGGCGGGCAGCAGCAGAGGGTGGCGATTGCCCGGGCGCTGGCCATGAAGCCGCCGGTGATGTTGTTTGATGAACCGACCAGCGCGCTGGATCCGGAAATGGTGGGCGAAGTGCTCAGCGTGATGCGTAATCTGGCGCAGGAGGGGATGACCATGATGTGCGTGACCCATGAAATGAATTTCGCCCGAGAGGTGGCGGATACCATCTGGTTTATGGATCAGGGCGTTATTCTTGAAAAATCCCCGCCGGAGAAATTTTTCACCGCGCCTGAGCATCCCAGGGTGCGGCGCTTTCTCCGCGATCTGCGCCAACATTAA
- a CDS encoding amino acid ABC transporter permease, giving the protein MFDVMTILHDNWMLFLVGQFPNGPLGGVICTLVLSLLAVALAFPVGVLLGMARISPFRWLSWPAACWVYLLRGIPLLMVVFWTYFCVPLLIGHNINGFTTMLCTLVIYESAYIAEIVRGGIQALPGGQYEAARALGMGYIRAYCTVILPQALYNTLPSLVSQLVSIIKDSTLGYVINVPELTFAANQVNNQLLTKPFEVFAIVALGYYVICFSLTKLANYLEERIARKRRNEGRVDPERENAVLLTEAQSQEGVRG; this is encoded by the coding sequence ATGTTTGATGTCATGACTATCTTGCATGATAACTGGATGCTGTTTCTGGTCGGACAGTTTCCCAACGGCCCGCTGGGCGGGGTGATCTGCACCCTGGTCTTGTCGCTGTTGGCGGTGGCGCTGGCATTCCCGGTCGGCGTATTGCTGGGGATGGCGAGGATTTCGCCATTTCGCTGGCTGAGTTGGCCCGCGGCCTGCTGGGTTTACCTGCTGCGCGGCATTCCTTTACTGATGGTGGTGTTCTGGACCTATTTCTGCGTACCGTTGCTAATCGGCCATAACATCAACGGCTTCACGACCATGTTGTGCACGTTGGTGATTTACGAAAGCGCCTACATCGCGGAGATCGTGCGCGGCGGTATTCAGGCGCTGCCCGGCGGGCAATATGAAGCCGCCCGTGCGTTGGGAATGGGCTACATCCGGGCCTATTGCACGGTGATTTTACCGCAGGCGCTGTATAACACGCTGCCAAGTCTGGTTAGCCAACTGGTATCGATCATCAAGGATAGTACGCTTGGCTATGTGATTAACGTGCCGGAACTGACTTTCGCGGCGAATCAGGTCAATAACCAACTGCTGACAAAACCGTTTGAAGTGTTTGCCATCGTTGCATTGGGTTACTACGTCATCTGTTTCAGTTTGACGAAGCTGGCGAACTATCTGGAGGAACGCATTGCGCGCAAACGCCGCAATGAAGGACGCGTAGATCCGGAAAGAGAAAACGCCGTGCTGTTAACCGAAGCACAGTCACAAGAAGGAGTGCGAGGATGA
- a CDS encoding amino acid ABC transporter permease, with protein MTLDFGTVFSERYAQMIVDGMVLTLKLAVGSWMLAMILALALVAIRLTQRRYAVLLVAAFVSYHRNVPTLVQLMIWYFAIPTLLPESLQIWLNDYNAEFLFAMMALGFCQSAYFSEDIRSGLRAIPDGQNEAARALGMSYIRAMRSVILPQGVRNALPSLINHTVLLFKNTSLAMVIGVAELTYVTREIENYTFRTFESYLIASVAYLLFSLLLMGAGALLAQRFQRVYAR; from the coding sequence ATGACACTCGATTTTGGCACCGTTTTTTCCGAACGCTATGCGCAGATGATTGTCGATGGCATGGTGCTCACCCTTAAACTGGCCGTCGGCTCCTGGATGCTGGCAATGATTCTGGCGCTGGCGCTGGTCGCCATCCGACTAACCCAGCGTCGTTATGCGGTACTGCTGGTGGCGGCGTTTGTCTCCTATCATCGTAACGTGCCGACGCTGGTGCAATTGATGATCTGGTATTTCGCTATTCCGACGCTGCTTCCCGAATCTTTGCAGATCTGGTTGAACGATTATAACGCCGAGTTTCTGTTTGCCATGATGGCGCTGGGTTTTTGCCAGTCCGCCTATTTTTCCGAGGATATCCGCAGCGGCCTGAGGGCGATCCCCGACGGACAAAATGAGGCCGCGCGCGCGCTGGGCATGAGTTATATCCGCGCCATGCGCTCGGTCATTCTGCCGCAGGGCGTTCGCAATGCGCTGCCTTCGCTGATCAACCATACGGTGCTGCTGTTTAAAAACACCAGTCTGGCAATGGTGATCGGCGTTGCGGAATTGACCTATGTTACCCGCGAAATTGAAAACTATACCTTCCGCACCTTCGAATCCTACTTAATCGCTTCGGTTGCCTATCTGCTTTTTTCTCTGTTGCTGATGGGGGCGGGCGCGTTGCTGGCGCAGCGTTTCCAACGGGTGTATGCGAGGTAA
- a CDS encoding SDR family oxidoreductase, with product MPFSDYKTALVTGASAGMGEAIVERLCQEGITVHAVARRQEQLAELAARTGCIPHAIDVSDLEALTRLCAEIEVDILVNNAGVSRPGSILNADEEAIDTQVDVNLRAVLHLCRLLVPGMVARDCGHVINITSIAAIYNFGGNSIYHATKAGVHALSRQLRVDCYGKRVRITEICPGRVATDIFGNVMGDKEEGRRQFIDGFELPQAKDIADTVAFVLAAPVAVNFGHIEITPTLQVPGGLSTMRPGGHA from the coding sequence ATGCCATTTTCAGATTATAAAACCGCACTGGTCACCGGGGCTTCCGCCGGAATGGGGGAGGCGATCGTCGAGCGTCTTTGTCAGGAAGGCATCACCGTTCATGCCGTGGCGCGCCGTCAAGAGCAATTGGCAGAACTGGCCGCCCGCACGGGGTGTATTCCGCATGCGATCGACGTCAGCGATCTGGAAGCCTTGACCCGCCTGTGCGCCGAAATCGAGGTGGATATTCTGGTGAACAACGCCGGCGTTTCCCGCCCCGGCTCGATCCTTAACGCCGATGAGGAAGCCATCGATACTCAGGTGGATGTCAATTTGCGCGCGGTGCTGCACCTGTGCCGTCTGCTGGTGCCCGGCATGGTCGCGCGTGACTGCGGCCATGTCATCAACATTACGTCAATCGCGGCGATTTATAACTTCGGCGGCAACTCGATCTACCACGCCACCAAAGCCGGCGTACATGCGCTTTCGCGTCAACTGCGGGTGGATTGTTACGGCAAGCGGGTGCGCATCACCGAAATCTGCCCCGGCAGGGTGGCGACGGATATTTTCGGCAATGTAATGGGGGATAAAGAGGAAGGACGCCGGCAGTTTATCGATGGTTTTGAACTGCCGCAGGCGAAAGATATCGCCGACACGGTGGCTTTTGTGCTGGCGGCGCCGGTGGCGGTGAACTTCGGCCATATTGAAATTACGCCGACGCTACAGGTGCCGGGCGGTCTGTCCACCATGCGGCCGGGCGGGCATGCATAG
- a CDS encoding acetyl-CoA carboxylase biotin carboxyl carrier protein has product MKYNSFNINELRQIARKMHQSGLSGIEIRNCHYKVRLAYAPRQPVAQPVMPVGAPADCAVPETALRRACSMMPGHVLLHHPSNGKPFTAVGETVAKDALLALIKVGLVYLPLLSPASGVVASLAVEHGDSVEYDSEIMAIRPAL; this is encoded by the coding sequence ATGAAATATAATTCTTTTAATATTAATGAGTTGCGTCAGATTGCGCGCAAAATGCATCAATCCGGCCTGTCCGGTATCGAAATCCGTAATTGTCATTACAAGGTCCGATTGGCCTATGCGCCGCGCCAGCCGGTCGCTCAGCCGGTTATGCCTGTCGGCGCGCCTGCTGACTGCGCCGTACCGGAGACGGCCCTGCGGCGCGCCTGCTCGATGATGCCGGGGCATGTGCTGCTGCACCATCCCTCGAATGGAAAACCCTTTACCGCGGTGGGTGAAACGGTGGCGAAAGACGCGCTGCTGGCGCTGATTAAAGTGGGGCTGGTTTATTTGCCGCTGCTCAGCCCGGCGTCGGGCGTGGTGGCGTCTTTGGCGGTGGAACACGGCGATAGCGTTGAATACGACAGCGAAATTATGGCCATCCGGCCAGCGTTATAA
- the nac gene encoding nitrogen assimilation transcriptional regulator NAC encodes MNLRRLKYFIKIVDVGSLTQAADILHIAQPALSQQLATLEGEVNQQLLIRTKRGVTPTEAGKTLYTHAQVILRQCDQAQSAINGSGQSLSGEVSVGLAPGTAAQQLAIPLMEEVHRQYPGILIYFNENFGTTLSELIMSGRMDMAVIYGNREVHGLRFLPLMKEELYFICPMSLGAARKTIPLAEVVGYDLFLPRIYNIMRKLLDEAFVQQNLAYRVKCEIESLTTLSGAVTAGMGCTVLPESAARSMVKSANVWMAKIVNPDIQAPLSFCTSDHLPLSQPAEAVKTILLSLMANRTVDNRPLTLVG; translated from the coding sequence ATGAATCTCCGTCGTCTTAAATATTTTATTAAAATTGTTGACGTGGGTAGCCTGACGCAGGCCGCCGATATCCTCCATATCGCGCAACCGGCGCTGAGTCAGCAACTGGCGACGCTGGAAGGCGAGGTCAATCAGCAACTGCTGATACGCACCAAGCGAGGCGTGACGCCGACTGAAGCCGGCAAGACGCTTTACACCCATGCCCAGGTGATTTTGCGTCAGTGCGATCAGGCGCAAAGCGCAATTAACGGCTCCGGTCAGTCGCTGTCGGGAGAGGTGTCGGTGGGGCTGGCGCCGGGAACGGCCGCACAGCAACTGGCGATCCCGCTGATGGAAGAGGTTCATCGTCAATATCCTGGGATCCTGATCTATTTCAATGAAAACTTCGGCACCACGCTCAGCGAACTGATTATGAGCGGCCGTATGGATATGGCGGTGATTTACGGCAACCGTGAAGTTCACGGTTTGCGTTTCCTGCCGTTGATGAAGGAAGAACTCTATTTTATCTGTCCGATGAGCCTGGGCGCGGCGCGCAAGACGATCCCGCTGGCCGAGGTGGTAGGTTATGACCTGTTCTTGCCGCGTATCTACAACATTATGCGCAAGCTGCTGGATGAGGCCTTTGTGCAGCAAAATCTGGCGTATCGGGTGAAGTGTGAAATCGAATCGCTCACCACGCTCAGCGGCGCGGTGACGGCGGGGATGGGATGCACCGTCCTGCCGGAATCAGCCGCGCGGAGCATGGTGAAATCCGCCAATGTCTGGATGGCGAAAATCGTCAACCCGGATATTCAGGCGCCGCTCTCCTTCTGTACTTCCGACCATTTGCCGCTGTCGCAGCCTGCCGAAGCGGTGAAAACCATTCTGCTGTCGCTGATGGCGAACCGTACCGTGGATAACCGTCCGTTGACGCTGGTGGGGTGA
- a CDS encoding ABC transporter ATP-binding protein, with product MLRSFEVRLDKLCKHYGKTAAVDNVSLVVDAGEMLALLGPSGCGKTTCLRMIAGLVAPTGGDILVGGRSIIGTAVHRRNVGMLFQNYALFPHMTVAENVAFGLKMRGQLKTEFADKVARALDMVQLKSFGDRLPSQLSGGQQQRVSLARALVIEPDMLLLDEPLGALDKSLRESMQLEIRNLQQRLGLTTIMVTHDQDEALTMADQIAVMQGGKLEQIAPAAEIYRKPVNRFVAGFIGASNFLPARIEQRRQDGSVLLGTPSGLRLEAAQCDVSGDRAVATVRPEAITLRPLTESAALAENNCVAAKVTQVVYRGYMLHYTLQLSGGEEMIAWRQAQGESADQIYPIGSAVCLSWSAESNHLIADV from the coding sequence ATGTTGAGATCGTTTGAAGTCCGCCTGGACAAGCTGTGCAAGCATTACGGCAAAACGGCGGCGGTGGATAACGTTTCGCTGGTGGTCGATGCCGGCGAGATGCTGGCGCTGCTCGGCCCCAGCGGCTGCGGAAAAACCACCTGTTTACGCATGATCGCCGGTCTGGTTGCGCCGACCGGCGGCGATATTCTGGTCGGCGGGCGTTCGATTATCGGCACGGCGGTGCACCGGCGTAATGTCGGCATGTTGTTTCAGAACTACGCGCTGTTCCCGCATATGACGGTGGCGGAAAATGTGGCTTTCGGCCTGAAAATGCGCGGACAGTTAAAAACGGAGTTTGCGGATAAGGTCGCCAGGGCGCTGGACATGGTGCAATTGAAATCTTTCGGCGATCGTCTGCCGTCGCAGCTTTCCGGCGGCCAGCAGCAGCGGGTTTCGCTGGCGCGGGCGTTGGTTATCGAACCGGATATGCTGCTGTTGGACGAACCGTTGGGGGCGCTGGATAAAAGTCTGCGGGAAAGTATGCAGTTGGAGATCCGCAATCTTCAGCAGCGGTTGGGACTGACCACGATTATGGTGACGCACGATCAGGACGAAGCGTTGACCATGGCCGACCAGATTGCGGTCATGCAGGGCGGTAAGCTGGAGCAGATTGCGCCGGCCGCGGAGATCTATCGTAAACCGGTTAACCGCTTTGTGGCGGGATTTATCGGCGCGTCTAATTTTCTGCCCGCGCGCATTGAGCAACGCCGTCAGGATGGAAGCGTACTCCTGGGCACGCCGTCGGGTTTGCGCCTTGAGGCGGCGCAGTGCGACGTCTCCGGCGATCGGGCGGTGGCGACCGTGCGCCCGGAAGCGATTACCTTGCGGCCGCTGACGGAGAGCGCGGCTCTCGCCGAGAATAATTGCGTGGCGGCAAAGGTCACGCAGGTGGTGTATCGCGGTTATATGCTGCATTACACCCTGCAACTGAGCGGCGGCGAAGAGATGATAGCCTGGCGGCAAGCGCAGGGGGAGAGTGCCGACCAAATCTATCCTATCGGTTCCGCGGTCTGCCTGTCCTGGTCGGCGGAGAGCAACCACCTGATCGCCGATGTATGA